In a genomic window of Pseudomonas oryzihabitans:
- a CDS encoding DUF1883 domain-containing protein, which produces MKFIHQREHLNEGDLVVIQSSGVCNIRLMNDANFRSFKNGGRHTYHGGAFDRFPARITVPSTGFWNITLDTVTKRPISVTRKPDIKHSIKIVRRSPSELR; this is translated from the coding sequence ATGAAGTTCATCCACCAGCGCGAGCATCTCAACGAGGGCGACCTGGTCGTCATCCAGAGTTCGGGGGTGTGCAACATCCGCCTGATGAACGATGCCAATTTCCGCAGCTTCAAGAACGGCGGCCGCCATACCTACCACGGCGGCGCCTTCGACCGCTTCCCGGCGCGCATCACCGTACCCAGCACCGGCTTTTGGAACATCACCCTGGACACCGTCACCAAGCGGCCGATCAGCGTGACCCGCAAGCCCGATATCAAGCATTCCATCAAGATCGTCCGCCGCTCGCCTTCCGAGCTGCGCTGA
- a CDS encoding YncE family protein has protein sequence MPHLNRRQTLGLLAASAALPLLGGYPPRVLAASAEYLALVEKEAPGVGFYRLADGKRVGTLELPEQPHEIVADRQGRYAYVGQYGVKSWQAPGTGGHQVSVIDLVERRLVRSIDLSPYHRLHGMRLDDQGRLYVLSETDSLLIRFDDPATATVPSQIIPVGGTRSHYFVLTRDGRRAYVADTLSGLVILVDPHNAAVLPVKKRLGQAPEGCCLSPDERTFYVLDRFAGVLHAWDARDLTPLRQVKLRGEAVRVVALPDGRLLVSNLADKSLSLLRPDTLAEVGYLPMGSAVPGLNLEPGGERLFAALEGDQLAVVDLHAWREVQHFATGKSPDTAVVFSA, from the coding sequence ATGCCCCATTTGAATCGCCGCCAGACCCTTGGCCTGCTAGCCGCCAGTGCCGCCCTGCCCTTGCTGGGCGGTTATCCACCCAGGGTGCTAGCGGCCAGCGCGGAGTACCTCGCCCTGGTGGAGAAGGAAGCCCCTGGCGTGGGTTTCTATCGTCTGGCTGACGGCAAGCGCGTCGGCACGCTCGAATTGCCCGAGCAGCCCCATGAAATCGTCGCCGATCGCCAGGGCCGCTATGCCTATGTCGGCCAGTACGGCGTCAAGAGCTGGCAGGCACCGGGCACGGGTGGTCATCAGGTCAGCGTGATAGATCTCGTCGAGCGCCGCCTGGTGAGGTCCATCGATCTTTCGCCCTATCACCGGCTGCACGGCATGCGTCTGGATGACCAGGGGCGGCTCTATGTGCTCAGCGAGACCGATTCGCTGCTGATCCGCTTCGATGACCCGGCCACCGCCACGGTGCCGAGCCAGATCATCCCGGTCGGTGGCACCCGCAGCCATTACTTCGTGTTGACCCGCGACGGGCGCCGAGCCTATGTCGCCGATACCCTGAGCGGCCTGGTGATCCTGGTCGATCCGCACAACGCCGCCGTATTACCGGTGAAGAAGCGGCTCGGTCAGGCACCGGAAGGCTGCTGCCTGAGTCCGGACGAGCGGACCTTCTATGTATTGGATCGCTTCGCCGGAGTGCTCCATGCCTGGGATGCGCGTGACCTCACCCCGCTGCGCCAAGTGAAGCTGCGCGGCGAGGCCGTGCGGGTAGTCGCCCTGCCGGATGGACGACTGCTGGTCTCCAACCTGGCCGATAAAAGCTTGTCGCTGCTGCGGCCGGATACCCTGGCCGAGGTCGGCTATCTGCCCATGGGCAGCGCCGTACCAGGGCTGAACCTGGAGCCAGGCGGCGAGCGCCTGTTCGCCGCGCTGGAAGGCGATCAGTTGGCCGTCGTCGACCTGCATGCCTGGCGGGAGGTCCAGCACTTCGCCACCGGCAAGTCGCCCGATACCGCAGTGGTCTTCAGCGCCTGA
- the metH gene encoding methionine synthase, which translates to MPMTDRTARLSALRHALAQRILILDGGMGTMIQSYRLEEADYRGERFADWPSDVKGNNDLLLLTQPRIIAEIEKAYLDAGADILETNTFNATRVSQADYGMEAITYELNLAGAQVAREVADAKTRETPDRPRFVAGVLGPTSRTCSISPDVNNPGYRNVTFDELVENYTEATRGLIDGGADLILIETIFDTLNAKAAIFAVQGVFEDMGLELPIMISGTITDASGRTLSGQTTEAFWNSVRHAKPISVGLNCALGAKELRPYVEELATKADTFVSAHPNAGLPNAFGEYDETPAQMAAVVEEFAASGLLNIVGGCCGTTPAHIQAIAEAVAKHAPRQLPDIPKACRLSGLEPFTISRESLFVNVGERTNITGSAKFARLIREENYAEALEVAQQQVEAGAQVIDINMDEGMLDSKAAMVTFLNLIASEPDISRVPIMIDSSKWEVIEAGLKCIQGKGIVNSISMKEGVEAFIHHAKLCKRYGAAVVVMAFDEDGQADTEARKNEICARSYDILVNQVGFPPEDIIFDPNIFAVATGIEEHNNYAVDFINACAFIRDNLPHALTSGGVSNVSFSFRGNNPVREAIHSVFLYHAIQNGLTMGIVNAGQLEIYDEIPAALREKVEDVVLNRTPEGTDALLAIADDYKGGGAIKETETEEWRGLPVDKRLEHALVKGITTYIVEDTEECRQQCARPIEVIEGPLMSGMNVVGDLFGSGKMFLPQVVKSARVMKQAVAHLIPFIEAEKGDKPEAKGKILMATVKGDVHDIGKNIVGVVLGCNGYDIVDLGVMVPAEKILQTAIAEKCDIIGLSGLITPSLDEMVHVAKEMQRQGFTLPLMIGGATTSKAHTAVKIEPQYKNDAVVYVTDASRAVGVATQLLSKELKAGFVERTRADYVEVRERTANRSARTERLSYEKAVANKPAFNWLGYQATKPSFTGTRVLEDIDLAVLAEYIDWTPFFISWDLAGKYPRILTDEVVGEAATALFHDAQAMLKKLIDEKLIKARAVFGFWPANQVRDDDLEVYGEDGQPLATLHHLRQQTIKPEGKPNLSLADFVAPKETGVTDYVGGFIVTAGIGAEELAKDYERKGDDYNSIMVKALADRLAEACAEWLHERVRKEHWGYAADETLDNEALIREQYKGIRPAPGYPACPDHTEKATLFALLDPEARFNEAGRSGVFLTEHYAMFPAAAVSGWYFAHPEAQYFAVGKIDKDQVERYTERKGQELTVTERWLAPNLGYDN; encoded by the coding sequence ATGCCCATGACTGATCGTACCGCTCGCCTCTCCGCTCTTCGCCATGCCCTCGCGCAGCGCATCCTCATCCTCGACGGCGGCATGGGCACCATGATCCAGAGCTATCGATTGGAGGAAGCGGACTACCGTGGCGAGCGCTTCGCCGATTGGCCGAGCGACGTCAAGGGTAACAACGACCTGTTGCTGCTGACCCAGCCCCGGATCATCGCCGAGATCGAGAAGGCCTACCTGGACGCCGGCGCGGACATCCTCGAGACCAATACCTTCAATGCCACCCGGGTATCCCAGGCCGACTACGGCATGGAGGCCATCACCTATGAGCTGAATCTGGCCGGTGCCCAGGTCGCTCGCGAAGTGGCCGACGCCAAGACCCGGGAAACGCCGGATCGCCCGCGCTTCGTCGCCGGGGTGCTCGGCCCCACCAGCCGAACTTGCTCCATCTCCCCGGACGTCAACAATCCCGGCTATCGCAACGTCACCTTCGACGAACTGGTGGAGAACTACACCGAGGCCACCCGGGGACTCATCGACGGCGGCGCCGACCTCATCCTGATCGAGACTATCTTCGATACCCTGAACGCCAAGGCGGCGATCTTCGCCGTCCAGGGTGTGTTCGAGGACATGGGCCTCGAGCTGCCGATCATGATCTCCGGCACCATCACCGACGCCTCCGGCCGTACCCTGTCCGGCCAGACCACCGAAGCCTTCTGGAACTCGGTGCGCCACGCCAAGCCGATCTCCGTAGGCCTCAACTGCGCCCTGGGCGCCAAGGAACTGCGGCCCTACGTCGAGGAGCTGGCGACCAAGGCGGACACCTTCGTTTCCGCTCACCCGAACGCCGGCCTGCCCAACGCCTTCGGTGAATACGATGAAACCCCGGCGCAGATGGCGGCGGTGGTCGAGGAATTCGCGGCCAGTGGCCTGCTCAATATCGTCGGCGGCTGCTGTGGCACTACCCCGGCGCATATCCAAGCCATCGCCGAAGCGGTCGCCAAGCACGCCCCGCGCCAGCTGCCGGACATTCCCAAGGCCTGCCGCCTCTCCGGCCTGGAACCCTTCACCATCAGCCGCGAGTCGCTGTTCGTCAACGTCGGCGAGCGCACCAACATCACAGGGTCAGCCAAGTTCGCCCGACTGATCCGCGAAGAGAACTATGCCGAGGCCCTGGAAGTGGCCCAACAGCAGGTGGAAGCCGGCGCCCAGGTCATCGACATCAACATGGACGAGGGCATGCTGGATTCGAAGGCGGCCATGGTCACCTTCCTCAACCTGATCGCCTCCGAACCGGACATCTCCCGGGTACCGATCATGATCGACTCCTCCAAGTGGGAGGTGATCGAGGCCGGTCTCAAGTGCATCCAGGGCAAGGGCATCGTCAACTCCATCTCCATGAAGGAAGGCGTCGAAGCCTTCATCCATCACGCCAAACTGTGCAAGAGATATGGCGCGGCGGTGGTGGTCATGGCCTTCGATGAAGACGGCCAGGCCGACACCGAGGCGCGCAAGAACGAGATCTGCGCGCGCTCCTACGACATCCTGGTCAACCAAGTCGGCTTCCCGCCGGAAGACATCATCTTCGACCCCAACATCTTCGCCGTGGCGACCGGGATCGAGGAGCACAACAACTACGCGGTCGACTTCATCAACGCCTGCGCCTTCATCCGCGATAACCTGCCCCACGCCCTCACCTCGGGCGGCGTGTCCAACGTCTCCTTCTCCTTCCGCGGCAACAACCCGGTACGCGAGGCCATCCACTCGGTCTTCCTCTACCACGCCATCCAGAACGGCCTGACCATGGGCATCGTCAACGCCGGCCAGCTGGAGATCTACGACGAGATCCCCGCCGCGCTGCGCGAAAAGGTCGAGGACGTGGTGCTCAACCGCACCCCCGAGGGCACCGACGCCCTGCTGGCCATCGCCGACGACTACAAGGGCGGTGGCGCGATCAAGGAAACCGAGACCGAGGAATGGCGCGGCTTGCCGGTGGACAAGCGACTGGAGCACGCCCTGGTCAAGGGCATCACTACCTATATCGTCGAGGACACCGAGGAGTGCCGGCAGCAATGCGCGCGCCCCATCGAGGTCATCGAAGGCCCGCTGATGAGCGGCATGAACGTGGTCGGTGACCTATTCGGCTCGGGCAAGATGTTCCTGCCCCAGGTGGTCAAATCCGCCCGGGTGATGAAGCAGGCGGTGGCCCACCTGATCCCCTTCATCGAGGCGGAAAAAGGCGACAAGCCCGAAGCCAAGGGCAAGATCCTCATGGCCACGGTCAAGGGCGACGTCCATGACATCGGCAAGAACATTGTCGGCGTGGTGCTGGGTTGCAACGGCTACGACATCGTCGACCTGGGCGTGATGGTACCGGCGGAGAAAATCCTGCAGACCGCCATCGCCGAGAAGTGCGACATCATCGGTCTCTCCGGCCTGATCACCCCTTCACTGGACGAGATGGTCCATGTCGCCAAGGAGATGCAGCGCCAAGGCTTCACCCTGCCGCTGATGATCGGCGGCGCCACCACCTCCAAGGCGCACACCGCGGTCAAGATCGAGCCGCAGTACAAGAACGATGCCGTGGTCTACGTCACCGACGCCTCCCGCGCCGTAGGCGTGGCCACCCAGTTGCTGTCCAAGGAACTCAAGGCCGGCTTCGTCGAGCGCACCCGCGCCGACTACGTGGAAGTCCGCGAGCGCACCGCCAATCGCAGCGCCCGCACCGAGCGGCTCTCCTACGAGAAAGCCGTGGCCAACAAGCCGGCCTTCAACTGGCTGGGCTACCAGGCGACCAAGCCAAGCTTCACTGGCACCCGGGTGCTGGAGGACATCGACCTGGCGGTGCTGGCCGAGTACATCGACTGGACGCCCTTCTTCATCTCCTGGGACCTGGCCGGCAAGTACCCGCGCATCCTCACCGACGAGGTGGTGGGCGAAGCGGCCACCGCGCTGTTCCACGATGCCCAGGCCATGCTCAAGAAGCTGATCGACGAGAAGCTGATCAAGGCGCGTGCCGTGTTCGGCTTCTGGCCGGCCAACCAGGTGCGCGACGACGACCTGGAAGTCTATGGCGAGGACGGCCAACCGCTGGCCACCCTGCATCACCTGCGCCAGCAGACCATCAAGCCCGAAGGCAAGCCCAACCTGTCCCTGGCCGACTTCGTCGCACCCAAGGAGACCGGCGTCACCGACTACGTGGGCGGCTTCATCGTCACCGCCGGCATCGGCGCCGAGGAGCTGGCCAAGGACTACGAACGCAAGGGCGACGACTACAACTCCATCATGGTCAAGGCCCTGGCCGACCGCCTTGCCGAGGCCTGCGCCGAGTGGCTGCACGAGCGGGTGCGCAAGGAGCATTGGGGCTATGCCGCCGACGAGACCCTGGACAACGAGGCGCTGATCCGCGAGCAGTACAAGGGCATCCGCCCTGCCCCCGGCTACCCGGCCTGCCCCGACCACACCGAGAAAGCCACCCTCTTCGCCCTGCTCGACCCCGAGGCGCGCTTCAACGAAGCCGGCCGTAGCGGCGTCTTCCTCACCGAACACTACGCCATGTTCCCCGCCGCCGCCGTCAGCGGTTGGTACTTCGCCCATCCCGAGGCCCAGTACTTCGCCGTGGGCAAGATCGACAAGGATCAGGTGGAGCGTTATACCGAGCGGAAAGGCCAGGAGCTGACGGTGACGGAGCGGTGGTTGGCGCCGAATTTGGGGTACGACAACTAG
- a CDS encoding 3-phosphoshikimate 1-carboxyvinyltransferase has translation MQDRINRHDPFITGLKERLPEELRESFTEEQLEALKLAFGTRSWGKHSIDLRGTLKFWHRRYYFVLLAGRNYRHLSRLEQELSLLGKAIMLAMILLACGLVGLVLLYLLKSALGIDILPDYHVGLWDWFKGLFE, from the coding sequence ATGCAGGACCGCATTAATCGCCACGACCCCTTCATCACCGGCCTGAAGGAACGGCTCCCCGAAGAGCTGCGCGAGTCCTTCACCGAGGAACAGCTGGAAGCGCTCAAACTGGCCTTCGGCACCCGCAGCTGGGGCAAGCACAGCATCGATCTGCGCGGCACCCTCAAGTTCTGGCATCGCCGCTACTACTTCGTCTTGCTGGCCGGCCGTAACTATCGTCATCTCTCGCGCCTGGAGCAGGAGCTGTCGTTACTCGGCAAGGCCATCATGCTGGCGATGATCCTGCTGGCCTGCGGCCTGGTGGGCCTGGTGCTGCTCTATCTGCTCAAGTCTGCGCTCGGCATCGATATCCTGCCTGACTATCACGTGGGACTTTGGGACTGGTTCAAGGGTCTGTTCGAGTAG
- a CDS encoding RNA methyltransferase, protein MRIADVVQLLAAAGAKPKHSARILRAWCQGLPLDTGTRRQQAENFLPLDVRKAIPALTERLEGLARVTSEHPGADGSARMLVTLADGQAVESVLLPRDGLCVSSQVGCAVGCVFCMTGKSGLLRQVGSAEIVAQVALARRIRPVKKVVFMGMGEPAHNLDNVLEAIDLLGTAGGIGHRNLVFSTVGDPRVFERLPQQEVRPALALSLHSTNAERRARLLPKAPRYEPAELIEQGEAYARLIGYPIQYQWTLLAGINDSQEEMDELLRLMKGKYGVLNLIPYNSLEVDDYQRPDGERIVQIVRYLHSRGVLTKVRNSAGQDVDGGCGQLRARAEVIRPRRVTA, encoded by the coding sequence ATGCGTATCGCCGATGTCGTCCAGTTGCTCGCCGCTGCCGGCGCCAAGCCCAAGCACAGTGCCCGGATCCTGCGCGCCTGGTGCCAGGGACTGCCGCTGGACACCGGCACCCGCCGCCAGCAGGCGGAGAACTTCCTGCCCCTGGACGTACGCAAGGCCATCCCGGCACTGACCGAGCGGCTGGAGGGGCTGGCCCGGGTCACTTCGGAGCATCCGGGCGCCGACGGTTCGGCGCGAATGCTGGTGACCCTCGCGGACGGCCAGGCGGTGGAAAGCGTCCTGCTACCCCGCGATGGCCTTTGCGTGTCCTCCCAGGTCGGCTGCGCCGTGGGCTGCGTCTTCTGCATGACCGGCAAGAGTGGCCTGCTGCGCCAGGTGGGCAGCGCCGAGATCGTCGCCCAGGTGGCCCTGGCTCGCCGGATCAGGCCGGTGAAGAAGGTGGTCTTCATGGGTATGGGCGAGCCGGCCCATAACCTAGACAACGTGCTGGAGGCCATCGACCTGCTGGGCACTGCCGGTGGCATCGGCCATCGCAACCTGGTGTTTTCTACGGTCGGCGATCCCCGGGTGTTCGAGCGTCTACCCCAGCAGGAGGTAAGGCCGGCCCTGGCGCTGTCGCTGCACAGCACCAATGCCGAACGTCGTGCCCGGCTGCTGCCCAAGGCGCCACGCTACGAGCCCGCCGAGTTGATCGAACAGGGCGAGGCCTATGCCCGGCTGATCGGCTATCCCATCCAGTACCAGTGGACCCTGCTCGCCGGCATTAACGACAGCCAGGAGGAAATGGACGAGCTGCTGCGGCTGATGAAGGGCAAGTACGGGGTGCTCAATCTCATTCCCTACAACAGCCTGGAAGTGGACGACTACCAACGCCCCGATGGCGAACGTATCGTTCAGATCGTGCGCTATCTGCATAGCCGCGGCGTACTCACCAAGGTACGCAATTCGGCCGGGCAGGATGTCGACGGCGGTTGTGGCCAGCTGCGGGCACGAGCCGAGGTGATAAGGCCCCGGCGGGTCACCGCCTGA
- a CDS encoding PQQ-dependent sugar dehydrogenase, which translates to MKGLTLAAGSLLLGLATLNATAAPQALSQDQWPFTATPRATLDAPWALAFLPDGTALVTEKGGALKHLNVQTGKAQDISGVPKVVHAGQGGLGDVILHPQYASNHLIYLSYAEAGEGGTQGAAVARAKLILKEDGSGSLSDLKVIWRQTPKVSGNGHYGHRMRFGPDGKLWITSGERQKFTPAQDMSSNLGKLIRLNDDGSVPQDNPFAQQGGVAAQVWSLGHRNPLGIAFDAQGRLWEQEMDPQGGDELNLIQRGGNYGYPEVSNGDHYGGKPIPDHDTRPEFIPPKITWTPVISPAGLMIYEGNCFPAWKGNAFIGGLSSKSLVRVELKGEEAREVERYAMGTRIRDVEEGPNGSLWVLEDGANARLLELQPK; encoded by the coding sequence ATGAAAGGCCTTACCCTAGCCGCCGGCAGTCTCCTGCTCGGTCTAGCCACCCTGAATGCCACCGCCGCACCCCAGGCGCTAAGCCAGGATCAGTGGCCCTTCACCGCCACGCCCCGTGCCACCCTGGATGCCCCCTGGGCCCTTGCCTTCCTACCCGATGGCACGGCGCTGGTCACCGAGAAAGGCGGCGCGCTCAAGCATCTGAATGTGCAGACCGGTAAAGCGCAGGACATCAGCGGCGTGCCCAAGGTGGTCCATGCCGGACAGGGTGGCTTGGGCGATGTCATCCTGCATCCGCAATACGCCAGCAATCATCTGATCTACCTGAGCTATGCCGAAGCTGGCGAAGGCGGCACTCAGGGTGCTGCCGTGGCCCGTGCCAAGTTGATCTTGAAGGAAGACGGCAGCGGCTCGCTCAGCGACCTCAAGGTGATCTGGCGGCAGACGCCCAAGGTCAGTGGCAACGGCCACTATGGCCATCGCATGAGATTCGGGCCGGACGGCAAGCTGTGGATCACCTCGGGTGAACGGCAGAAATTCACCCCGGCCCAGGACATGAGCAGCAACCTCGGCAAGCTCATCCGCCTCAACGACGATGGCAGCGTTCCTCAAGACAACCCCTTCGCCCAGCAAGGGGGTGTCGCGGCCCAGGTCTGGTCGCTGGGGCATCGCAATCCACTGGGTATCGCCTTCGACGCCCAGGGCCGGCTGTGGGAACAGGAGATGGACCCCCAGGGCGGTGACGAGCTGAATCTGATCCAGCGTGGCGGCAACTACGGCTATCCCGAGGTTTCCAACGGCGATCATTACGGTGGCAAGCCGATCCCGGATCATGACACCCGTCCGGAATTCATTCCGCCGAAGATCACCTGGACGCCGGTGATCTCGCCCGCAGGGCTGATGATCTATGAAGGGAATTGCTTCCCCGCCTGGAAGGGTAACGCCTTCATCGGCGGCCTGTCGTCCAAGTCGCTGGTGCGGGTCGAGCTCAAGGGCGAAGAGGCCCGCGAGGTGGAGCGCTATGCCATGGGCACCCGCATCCGCGACGTCGAGGAAGGCCCCAACGGTAGTCTGTGGGTACTGGAAGACGGTGCGAACGCTCGGCTGCTGGAGTTGCAGCCGAAATGA
- the efeU gene encoding iron uptake transporter permease EfeU, producing the protein MLVPFLIMLREGIEAALIVGIIASYLQRTGRGHWMPAVWIGVMLAAALSLFVGAGLQLASAEFPQRQQELFEAIVGLAATVILTSMVFWMRKAARSIRTELHESLEAALSTSRNQVYALIGMVFLAVAREGLETVFFLLAIFQQSEGPGAPLGALLGLAIAIAVGYGLYTGGVRLNLGKFFRFTGLFILFVAAGLFTNSIKALHEAGLWNSLQQVVFDWSHVLPADGPVGTVLAGMFGYQDTPTVSTLGAYLLFLAITLPLFFRTPAPPRRPAPATPTASMERQP; encoded by the coding sequence ATGCTCGTCCCTTTCCTGATCATGCTCCGCGAAGGCATCGAAGCGGCGCTCATCGTCGGCATCATCGCCAGCTATTTACAACGCACCGGTCGGGGGCATTGGATGCCCGCCGTCTGGATCGGCGTGATGCTGGCGGCAGCCCTGTCACTCTTCGTCGGTGCGGGCTTGCAACTGGCCAGCGCCGAATTTCCGCAACGCCAGCAGGAATTGTTCGAAGCGATCGTCGGCTTGGCTGCTACCGTCATCCTCACGTCCATGGTGTTCTGGATGCGCAAGGCAGCACGGTCGATCCGGACCGAATTGCACGAATCCCTGGAAGCCGCCCTCTCCACCTCGCGCAACCAAGTCTATGCGCTGATCGGCATGGTGTTCCTGGCGGTCGCCCGTGAAGGCCTGGAAACCGTGTTCTTCCTGCTGGCCATCTTCCAGCAGAGCGAAGGCCCAGGCGCGCCCCTGGGGGCCCTGCTCGGGCTGGCAATCGCCATCGCGGTCGGCTACGGCCTGTATACCGGCGGGGTACGCCTGAATCTCGGCAAGTTCTTCCGCTTCACCGGGCTGTTCATTCTCTTCGTGGCTGCCGGCCTGTTCACCAATTCGATCAAGGCGCTGCATGAGGCCGGGCTGTGGAATTCGCTGCAGCAGGTGGTGTTCGACTGGAGTCACGTCCTGCCGGCCGACGGCCCGGTGGGCACCGTGCTGGCCGGCATGTTCGGCTATCAGGACACCCCGACCGTGAGCACCCTCGGCGCCTATCTGCTGTTCCTGGCGATCACCCTGCCGCTGTTCTTCCGTACCCCAGCGCCACCCCGGCGCCCCGCCCCCGCCACCCCCACTGCCTCGATGGAGCGCCAGCCGTGA
- a CDS encoding response regulator: MAVIPLVICDDSNMARKQLVRSLPEGWGVSITQATNGEEALTALRQGLGQVMLLDLTMPVLDGYGTLAAIRSEGLAVKVIVVSGDVQEQAVARVRELGALDFIRKPADPAELVAVLERHGIYSSTVVAPAQPVERPDLQVSFRDAFREVVNVSMGRAGALLAKALDVFVQLPIPNVNILEVSELHMTLLDAQRESRLSAVCQGYIGEGIAGEALLIFHDSEFDDMARLVRWRESGESGDIEMLLDLSSIIIGACLAGIAEQFDIRFSQGHPTILGHHASIDELIVVNKTRWKKTLAVELSYSLEGHNVHFDLLLLFTEDSVKRITRKIGYLMS; this comes from the coding sequence GTGGCCGTGATTCCTCTGGTGATATGCGACGATTCGAACATGGCGCGCAAGCAGCTGGTTCGCTCCCTGCCGGAGGGCTGGGGCGTATCCATCACTCAGGCCACCAATGGCGAAGAAGCCCTTACGGCTCTGCGGCAAGGCCTGGGCCAGGTCATGCTGCTGGACCTGACCATGCCGGTTTTGGATGGTTATGGCACCCTGGCGGCGATCCGTAGTGAGGGCCTGGCGGTCAAGGTGATCGTGGTCTCGGGCGACGTCCAGGAACAGGCGGTGGCACGGGTCCGCGAACTGGGCGCCCTGGATTTCATCCGCAAGCCGGCCGATCCCGCCGAGCTCGTGGCGGTGCTCGAACGTCACGGCATCTACAGCTCCACTGTCGTGGCGCCGGCACAACCCGTCGAGCGGCCGGATCTACAGGTCAGCTTTCGTGATGCCTTCCGGGAAGTCGTCAACGTTTCCATGGGGCGGGCAGGTGCGCTATTGGCCAAGGCGCTGGATGTCTTCGTGCAGTTGCCCATTCCCAACGTCAATATCCTGGAAGTCAGCGAGCTGCACATGACGCTGCTCGATGCCCAGCGCGAGAGTCGCCTCAGTGCGGTGTGCCAGGGCTACATCGGCGAGGGTATCGCCGGCGAGGCGCTGTTGATCTTCCATGATTCCGAATTCGATGACATGGCGCGTCTGGTGCGCTGGCGTGAATCCGGCGAATCGGGCGACATCGAGATGCTGCTGGACCTGTCGAGCATCATCATAGGGGCTTGTCTGGCCGGGATCGCCGAGCAGTTCGATATCCGCTTCTCCCAGGGGCATCCCACCATCCTCGGTCACCACGCGTCCATCGACGAACTCATCGTCGTCAACAAGACCCGCTGGAAGAAGACCCTGGCGGTCGAACTCAGCTACAGCCTGGAAGGCCATAACGTCCACTTCGATCTGCTGCTGCTGTTCACCGAAGATTCGGTGAAGCGCATCACCCGCAAGATCGGCTACCTGATGAGTTGA
- a CDS encoding sensor domain-containing diguanylate cyclase, with the protein MAAQIDINELHWLLDIVQNIDVGVVVLDLDYRIEVWNSFMENHSGRILNEVSQQSLFAVFAEIDEAWFRAKAESVVLLGTRAFSIWEQRPYLVHFKSYQPITGVEAFMYQNVTLLPLRDSTGAIAHICVVIYDVTDVAINKRQLELSNDKLQELSRTDRLTGLANRGYWEERLTEEFARHQRYGGRLALMMLDIDHFKRINDTYGHAVGDQAIKALAGVIKTHVRTADIAGRYGGEEFGVVLLDTAVDGARLLAERLREAVEAMRLDVLGTPIAFTISVGITDLSVPLGSHEQMIQQADKALYESKHAGRNRVTSFVNSLD; encoded by the coding sequence ATGGCCGCACAGATCGATATCAATGAGCTCCACTGGCTGTTGGACATCGTCCAGAACATCGATGTGGGTGTCGTGGTGCTGGATCTCGACTACCGGATCGAGGTGTGGAACAGCTTCATGGAGAACCACTCCGGGCGGATTCTCAATGAGGTCAGCCAGCAATCGCTGTTCGCGGTTTTCGCTGAAATCGACGAGGCCTGGTTCCGCGCCAAGGCCGAGAGCGTCGTCCTGCTGGGCACCCGGGCCTTTTCCATCTGGGAACAACGTCCCTATCTGGTCCATTTCAAGAGCTACCAGCCGATCACCGGCGTGGAAGCCTTCATGTACCAGAACGTGACCTTGTTGCCGCTGCGCGATTCTACCGGCGCCATTGCCCACATCTGTGTGGTGATCTATGACGTCACCGACGTCGCTATCAACAAGCGGCAGCTGGAGCTTTCCAACGACAAGCTGCAAGAGCTGTCACGCACCGATCGTCTCACTGGCCTCGCCAATCGCGGTTACTGGGAGGAGCGACTCACCGAGGAATTCGCCCGGCACCAGCGCTACGGCGGTCGCCTGGCACTGATGATGCTCGACATCGATCACTTCAAGCGCATCAATGACACCTACGGTCATGCCGTGGGTGACCAGGCGATCAAGGCCCTGGCTGGCGTGATCAAGACCCACGTACGCACCGCGGACATCGCGGGTCGCTATGGTGGTGAGGAGTTCGGCGTAGTGCTGCTCGACACGGCCGTCGATGGAGCACGATTACTGGCGGAGCGGTTGCGCGAGGCGGTCGAAGCCATGCGTCTGGACGTGCTGGGTACGCCTATCGCCTTCACCATCAGCGTGGGCATCACCGATCTTTCCGTCCCGTTAGGCAGCCACGAGCAGATGATTCAACAAGCCGACAAGGCGCTGTACGAATCCAAGCACGCCGGGCGCAATCGGGTTACCAGCTTCGTGAACAGCCTGGACTGA